The Phocoena phocoena chromosome 21, mPhoPho1.1, whole genome shotgun sequence genome includes a region encoding these proteins:
- the GPAT4 gene encoding glycerol-3-phosphate acyltransferase 4 yields MFLLLPFDSLIVSLLGISLTVLFTLLLVFIIAPAIFGVSFGIRKLYMKTLLKIFAWATLRMERGAKEKNHQLYKPYTNGIIAKDPTSLEEEIKEIRRSGSSKALDNTREFELSDIFYFCRKGMETIMDDEVTKRFSAEELESWNLLSRTNYNFQYISLRLTVLWGLGVLIRYCFLLPLRIALAFTGISLLVVGTTVVGYLPNGRFKEFLSKHVHLMCYRICVRALTAIITYHDRKNRPRNGGICVANHTSPIDVIILASDGYYAMVGQVHGGLMGVIQRAMVKACPHVWFERSEVKDRHLVAKRLTEHVQDKSKLPILIFPEGTCINNTSVMMFKKGSFEIGATVYPVAIKYDPQFGDAFWNSSKYGMVTYLLRMMTSWAIVCSVWYLPPMTREAEEDAVQFANRVKSAIARQGGLVDLLWDGGLKREKVKDTFKEEQQKLYSKMIVGNHEDRSRS; encoded by the exons ATGTTCCTGTTACTGCCTTTTGACAGCCTGATTGTCAGCCTCCTGGGCATCTCCCTGACCGTCCTCTTCACCCTTCTTCTGGTTTTCATCATAGCCCCCGCCATTTTCGGAGTCTCCTTTGGTATCCGAAAGCTCTACATGAAAACTTTGTTAAAGATCTTTGCG TGGGCGACCTTGAGGATGGAGCGAGGCGCCAAGGAGAAGAACCACCAGCTCTACAAGCCCTACACCAACG GAATCATTGCAAAAGATCCCACGTCACTAGAAGAAGAGATCAAAGAAATTCGCCGGAGTGGTAGCAGTAAGGCTCTGGACAACACTCGCGAGTTTGAGCTCTCTGACATTTTCTACTTCTGCCGGAAAGGGATGGAGACCATTATGGACGATGAGGTGACAAAGAGGTTCTCGGCAGAGGAGTTGGAGTCCTGGAACTTGCTGAGCAGGACCAATTATAACTTCCAGTACATCAGCCTTCGGCTCACCGTGCTCTGGGGCTTAGGAGTGCTGATTCGGTActgcttcctcctgcccctcAG GATAGCTCTTGCTTTCACGGGGATTAGCCTCCTGGTGGTAGGCACAACGGTGGTGGGATACCTGCCAAACGGGAG GTTTAAGGAGTTCCTGAGTAAGCACGTTCACCTAATGTGCTATCGCATCTGCGTACGAGCCCTGACGGCCATCATTACCTACCACGACAG GAAGAACCGGCCTAGAAATGGCGGCATCTGCGTGGCCAATCATACGTCTCCCATTGACGTCATCATTTTGGCCAGTGATGGCTATTACGCCATG GTGGGGCAGGTGCACGGCGGCCTCATGGGCGTCATCCAGAGAGCCATGGTGAAGGCCTGCCCCCACGTCTGGTTCGAGCGCTCGGAAGTGAAGGATCGCCACCTGGTGGCCAAAAG GCTGACCGAGCACGTGCAGGATAAAAGCAAGCTGCCCATCCTCATCTTCCCGGAGG GAACCTGCATCAACAATACGTCTGTGATGATGTTCAAAAAGGGAAGTTTCGAAATTGGAGCCACAGTTTACCCCGTTGCGATCAAG TATGACCCCCAGTTCGGTGATGCTTTCTGGAACAGCAGCAAGTACGGGATGGTGACGTACCTGCTGAGGATGATGACCAGCTGGGCCATCGTCTGCAGCGTGTGGTACCTGCCTCCCATGACGAGAGAGGCCGAGGAAGATGCCGTCCAGTTCGCAAACAGGGTGAAGTCCGCCATTGCCAGGCAGGGAGGCCTTGTGGACCTGCTGTG GGACGGTGGTCTGAAGCGGGAGAAGGTGAAGGACACGTTCAAGGAGGAACAGCAGAAGCTGTACAGCAAGATGATCGTTGGCAACCACGAGGACCGGAGCCGGTCCTGA